From the Gammaproteobacteria bacterium genome, one window contains:
- a CDS encoding SBBP repeat-containing protein, translating to MKKIKNFSIGEYYRYTGSLEDMKPYTQKKTSECSNGALCTLRTIDVSWKALVVVMFCVLSLAHPALASLQHLSSTHYEKNIGQLAHNEFYRMRGEGYGLSFLKDKVLVRVEGKNQAIKSNLVTFTLVLDKAFMAPEGRNVSAVTTNVIKGSNSHTWYRNIPAYKEVFYRSTSGDTEVVFYFNNDTVEYDFRLKPGAELKSAGFKVEGVDRLAINDNGSLILSIGGETIAIKPPVAYQIGDDSLRQAVEVAYAIDHDRVNFVLGGFDQSRELVIDPVIDYATYWGGSGNEAAKVLRLAPDGSGDYYIAGNTVTFANLADMEQSEVTPIESGFLASPVSLHGINKCAAQLDTTQTQQESFSDYDAFIARFDSSHQLVAATYFGGCGNDTVKDLVLRQDAADLFVYVTGLTTSPDFPRVNAPQQRLSPGGHPEKNTADAFVAQFQFLQKTDPDTLETYESVDVKLSTYLGGEGIEGGRAIDVDQNGFIYVAGYTHSRIWSDIGPCEEGNSVLQCTHSLDQEPRDPDDWFNTSAADAFLARISGSGIISYVTYLGGRQDDWPSAITLNDVGTNSVILVGNTGSADFPMGSGTTFRDYRAGSELCSRAEPPFDVDAHPCEDVFVISLSRDAKSVIAATFIGGDRDESAVDVDVDNFGNVFIGGVSKSQGMRVRGDGMINPNTDGQDLLKEGETVLQGDELREFVLARFPLVNPVEFVTKEDAVDTSVFVAKFNAALDTLLYSTFVGGSGNDGLGNMVLRDNSVYLAGNTDSQDLVLSAAFQAHSMSGDGFIIRIDEDPDTRLPVQGFGTLYGGESFDFIDALDVDSNGKILFVGGTRSEYLPLMNPQLGSAIQTRDVVIRKRAPLLDKDVNKVVVTTDLFVGTVNPATTTDSNLTLEVSKSVSGNIFSGNSVSLTYTVENKGTETAQEARLFIDLPTSGISKTSDDVPLTVSASSNCVLLGSPTYCLLGDIEPGHSFRKTVKLSFNVLREGEMIITASVMSLSFDTDVGTISTVDGKEKKSNSVDVEFTIIESIQKSSLSALGLFILLSFVIYSVAVTRRN from the coding sequence TTGAAAAAAATCAAGAATTTCTCGATCGGTGAATATTACCGTTATACGGGTTCTTTAGAAGATATGAAACCATACACTCAAAAAAAAACGTCTGAGTGCTCAAACGGCGCTTTATGTACTTTGAGAACGATTGATGTTTCCTGGAAAGCGCTCGTCGTAGTCATGTTCTGCGTTCTGTCCTTGGCTCACCCTGCACTTGCGTCACTCCAGCACCTCAGTTCGACACATTATGAGAAAAATATTGGCCAGCTAGCCCACAATGAATTTTATCGCATGCGCGGCGAGGGTTATGGCTTGTCCTTTCTCAAGGACAAGGTGCTCGTACGCGTCGAGGGGAAAAATCAGGCTATTAAATCCAATTTGGTGACTTTCACGCTCGTACTCGATAAGGCATTCATGGCGCCTGAGGGCCGTAACGTCTCTGCGGTTACTACTAATGTCATAAAAGGTAGCAATAGTCACACATGGTATCGCAATATCCCGGCCTACAAAGAAGTCTTCTATCGCTCCACGAGCGGAGATACTGAGGTGGTTTTTTATTTCAATAATGACACCGTGGAATATGATTTTCGGCTCAAGCCAGGGGCTGAGCTAAAAAGTGCAGGCTTCAAGGTTGAGGGAGTCGATCGATTGGCAATAAACGATAATGGAAGTCTGATTCTGTCTATCGGTGGAGAGACGATAGCCATTAAGCCACCAGTGGCCTATCAAATAGGTGATGATTCTTTGAGACAGGCGGTAGAAGTTGCGTATGCAATCGATCATGACCGAGTCAATTTTGTTTTGGGCGGTTTTGATCAGAGTAGAGAGTTAGTCATTGATCCGGTGATTGACTACGCGACCTATTGGGGGGGCTCAGGCAATGAGGCGGCAAAAGTTCTGCGCTTAGCGCCCGATGGCAGTGGTGACTACTATATTGCAGGCAACACGGTAACGTTCGCAAATTTGGCCGATATGGAACAAAGCGAAGTTACACCGATTGAAAGTGGGTTTTTAGCATCACCGGTAAGTTTGCACGGGATAAACAAATGCGCAGCACAGCTGGACACTACTCAAACCCAACAGGAAAGCTTTTCTGACTACGACGCCTTTATTGCCCGTTTTGATTCCAGTCACCAATTGGTAGCGGCGACCTATTTTGGTGGTTGTGGTAACGATACAGTGAAAGACCTGGTGTTGAGACAGGATGCAGCTGACTTATTCGTGTACGTAACAGGGTTGACGACATCTCCTGATTTTCCGAGAGTAAACGCACCTCAACAGCGTCTTAGTCCCGGGGGACATCCGGAAAAGAATACGGCGGATGCATTTGTTGCACAATTCCAGTTTTTGCAAAAAACTGACCCAGATACCTTGGAGACCTATGAATCCGTGGATGTAAAGCTGTCCACATATCTTGGTGGAGAAGGCATTGAAGGTGGGCGAGCGATTGATGTTGATCAAAATGGCTTTATTTACGTCGCAGGCTATACTCATTCGCGGATATGGTCGGATATAGGTCCGTGCGAAGAGGGAAACAGCGTACTACAGTGTACGCACTCACTTGATCAAGAGCCGCGCGACCCAGATGACTGGTTTAATACCTCGGCGGCAGACGCATTTCTAGCGCGCATTTCCGGCTCGGGCATAATCAGCTATGTCACCTATCTTGGTGGACGACAGGACGATTGGCCGAGTGCCATTACCTTGAACGACGTAGGTACAAATAGCGTAATTTTGGTAGGGAACACGGGCTCGGCAGATTTTCCAATGGGAAGTGGTACCACTTTTCGAGATTATAGAGCCGGTAGTGAGCTTTGCAGTCGAGCCGAACCACCTTTCGATGTAGATGCGCATCCTTGCGAAGATGTATTTGTCATTTCTCTGTCCAGAGACGCGAAATCCGTTATTGCAGCTACCTTTATTGGTGGTGACCGGGATGAATCGGCCGTTGACGTCGATGTAGATAATTTTGGCAACGTGTTTATTGGTGGCGTTAGTAAAAGTCAGGGTATGCGAGTCAGAGGTGACGGGATGATAAATCCCAACACTGACGGACAGGATTTGTTAAAAGAGGGTGAGACGGTTCTTCAGGGAGATGAACTGCGCGAATTTGTCCTGGCACGTTTTCCTTTGGTTAACCCCGTTGAATTCGTCACAAAAGAAGACGCGGTTGATACAAGTGTTTTTGTCGCTAAATTTAATGCAGCGCTGGATACGCTTTTGTATTCAACCTTCGTCGGTGGAAGTGGTAATGATGGACTGGGGAACATGGTATTGCGGGATAACAGCGTCTATCTGGCAGGCAACACGGACTCTCAAGACTTGGTTTTGTCGGCCGCTTTCCAGGCTCACTCAATGTCAGGTGATGGTTTTATCATTAGGATCGATGAAGATCCGGATACCCGGCTCCCTGTTCAAGGATTCGGAACACTTTATGGTGGTGAATCGTTCGATTTTATCGATGCACTTGACGTCGATAGTAACGGCAAAATTCTATTTGTAGGTGGAACGCGATCCGAATACCTGCCGTTGATGAATCCCCAACTGGGATCAGCAATACAGACAAGAGATGTTGTCATCAGGAAGCGAGCGCCGCTGCTTGATAAAGACGTGAACAAGGTGGTGGTAACGACAGATTTATTTGTGGGTACGGTTAACCCGGCTACCACAACAGATAGCAATTTGACATTGGAAGTCAGTAAGAGTGTAAGTGGTAATATTTTTTCTGGAAACTCCGTAAGTTTGACATATACCGTGGAAAACAAGGGGACTGAAACTGCACAGGAAGCGCGCCTTTTCATCGATCTACCCACTTCGGGAATTTCCAAAACCTCGGACGATGTACCTCTAACCGTTTCTGCAAGTAGTAACTGCGTGCTACTTGGAAGTCCGACGTATTGTTTATTAGGCGATATAGAACCTGGTCATAGCTTCAGAAAAACGGTAAAGCTAAGTTTCAATGTTTTGCGCGAGGGCGAAATGATTATCACGGCAAGCGTGATGTCGTTAAGTTTTGATACTGATGTAGGTACGATAAGTACCGTAGACGGCAAAGAAAAGAAATCAAACTCAGTGGATGTTGAATTTACGATCATCGAATCCATACAAAAGAGCAGCTTGAGTGCGTTGGGATTATTCATATTACTATCGTTTGTGATTTACTCTGTTGCAGTAACACGACGAAACTGA
- a CDS encoding response regulator, translated as MSFTPPLIWLSFILLITLGRAIAVYRYNASDNQETKYTTWLIYYLIIEIASGLAWASSAIFLPFLSEGQQFFIYFAAGGMLMGATVILAPVVSTYIAFAIPFTVVYVITTLLLESHNSYAMASMAMVYCIVLIYITLLMNRRIIEIMNLSEKNHQLLDDIQNTNSELQLRITEKEQIEKKLLHSRNELSRIIEHMQDTYFRLDSRGRIITISPSVEPLLSYRQKDLSNTQFVHLFSGQASFDDFMELIRANRGQVRNFETQLVTQEEHPIWVSINAQYFYDKQNNIGGIEGTMRDVSENRMAADALFKARNQYKSLYEYNLKILEHAPVGIITLDENNRVSYLNPVLLEMTGNPKDTASPATGREIASLPSIQRAKLGNVLSRLTQGSQVEFVTEFTSMFDKTIVMEVKGVPIIEKSRYQGSLVFITDVTKQAQEKEDLSQAKTQAELNNQSKSLFIEKLSAELRSPLADILGISETLIQDQRHSELIHEFERIHSAGQSILDYINTVSSVATLQESIKQEESNATNLETFIKTTITPLQRKATEVGTQLEIHTGDNTPRYINIDYRWFHNIFTHILNDFIANGESGEIKVNINFDEKHNLYIQLYHSKYKVSAFYFNGPSNDQNEPQGNYNINLSICRQLIESLGGKAWTEQMGKQGSMIHIVIPLQSTDVETESNPEFSHLNILLVEDNKASQAVLSSMLQNLGHNPILAESGKIAIEQIGKLNLDLVLMDINLPDIDGMETTRAIRAMDHKNAKLPIVAITGSSIYNREKWLNAGIDSYLLKPVSLNDLSTAINRIFA; from the coding sequence ATGTCATTCACCCCACCGTTGATCTGGCTTTCATTTATATTGCTTATTACTTTGGGCCGAGCGATCGCCGTATACCGTTATAACGCCAGTGACAATCAGGAAACCAAATATACAACTTGGTTGATTTACTATTTAATAATCGAGATCGCATCCGGTCTTGCCTGGGCGTCTTCTGCGATATTTCTCCCGTTTCTTAGTGAAGGACAACAGTTTTTCATCTATTTTGCGGCCGGTGGCATGTTAATGGGAGCGACGGTTATATTGGCTCCCGTCGTCAGCACATATATTGCTTTTGCCATACCCTTCACAGTCGTCTACGTCATCACAACGCTTCTGTTGGAAAGTCACAATAGTTACGCAATGGCATCAATGGCCATGGTCTATTGCATCGTCCTTATCTACATCACCCTGCTGATGAATCGTCGAATTATTGAAATCATGAATTTGTCTGAGAAAAATCATCAACTGCTGGATGACATCCAAAATACAAATTCTGAGCTTCAACTCCGCATCACCGAAAAGGAACAAATTGAAAAAAAGCTATTGCATTCGCGTAACGAGCTTTCGCGAATCATTGAGCATATGCAAGATACATATTTTCGACTAGATAGTAGAGGCAGAATTATCACCATTTCACCATCTGTCGAACCTTTGCTTAGTTACCGTCAGAAAGACTTATCCAATACGCAATTTGTTCACCTGTTCTCTGGACAAGCCAGTTTCGATGACTTCATGGAGCTCATTCGCGCAAATCGTGGGCAAGTAAGAAATTTTGAAACCCAATTAGTAACTCAGGAAGAGCACCCGATTTGGGTTTCCATCAATGCACAATACTTCTATGATAAACAAAACAACATTGGCGGCATTGAAGGCACTATGCGTGATGTTTCAGAGAACCGCATGGCAGCAGACGCATTATTCAAAGCGCGTAATCAGTACAAGAGTCTCTATGAATACAATCTAAAAATTCTTGAACACGCGCCGGTTGGCATCATCACTCTGGATGAAAATAATCGCGTTAGCTATCTCAACCCCGTATTACTGGAAATGACAGGAAATCCAAAAGATACTGCGTCGCCAGCTACCGGAAGAGAAATCGCCAGTCTGCCATCAATACAGCGCGCCAAATTAGGCAATGTGTTATCACGTCTGACACAAGGTTCTCAGGTTGAATTCGTTACTGAGTTCACCTCCATGTTTGACAAAACCATCGTTATGGAGGTGAAAGGCGTACCTATTATTGAGAAATCTCGCTATCAGGGAAGTCTGGTATTTATCACTGACGTTACGAAGCAAGCGCAGGAAAAGGAAGACCTCTCACAGGCGAAAACGCAAGCTGAACTAAATAACCAAAGCAAAAGCTTATTCATTGAAAAATTAAGCGCTGAATTGCGTTCACCGCTGGCTGATATCCTTGGAATTTCCGAAACCCTTATTCAGGATCAAAGACACTCGGAGCTTATCCACGAATTCGAACGAATCCATAGCGCCGGCCAAAGCATCCTCGATTATATAAATACTGTCAGCAGTGTGGCGACGCTTCAGGAAAGTATAAAACAGGAAGAAAGCAACGCGACAAATCTCGAAACTTTTATCAAAACAACGATTACACCGTTGCAAAGAAAAGCGACCGAAGTTGGCACCCAGTTGGAGATACATACTGGTGACAATACACCTCGCTACATCAATATCGACTATCGATGGTTTCACAATATCTTCACCCATATCCTGAATGATTTTATTGCTAATGGCGAATCCGGGGAGATAAAAGTCAATATCAATTTCGATGAAAAACATAATCTCTATATCCAGCTTTATCACAGCAAGTATAAAGTGTCTGCTTTCTATTTTAATGGCCCATCCAATGACCAAAATGAACCTCAAGGTAACTACAATATAAACCTGTCTATATGTCGCCAGTTAATCGAGTCTCTGGGCGGAAAAGCGTGGACAGAACAAATGGGGAAACAGGGCTCGATGATACACATCGTCATCCCATTACAAAGCACCGATGTGGAGACAGAATCGAACCCCGAATTTTCACATCTCAATATATTGCTCGTCGAAGATAACAAAGCCAGCCAAGCGGTGTTGAGCAGTATGCTTCAGAATCTAGGACACAACCCTATTCTGGCTGAAAGCGGTAAAATTGCCATCGAGCAAATTGGAAAACTGAATCTAGACCTCGTCTTAATGGATATCAACCTTCCTGATATCGATGGTATGGAAACCACCCGTGCCATTCGAGCAATGGATCATAAAAACGCCAAGCTACCTATTGTTGCTATAACAGGCAGCTCTATCTATAACCGAGAAAAGTGGCTGAATGCAGGAATTGACTCTTACCTGTTGAAACCCGTCTCCCTGAACGACCTCAGCACCGCTATTAACCGCATTTTCGCCTGA